One Etheostoma spectabile isolate EspeVRDwgs_2016 chromosome 12, UIUC_Espe_1.0, whole genome shotgun sequence genomic window carries:
- the abhd8a gene encoding protein ABHD8 isoform X2 produces the protein MLTSITEGILCCLTGKAASLVLPLESSEPSDGFEFVEVKPGRVLRVRHIIPERPLVVTEQQVAGKEKTDGDEDDGVDGSPEDYSESNTGSSVHCKRKITVYRNGQLVIENLGDVLHSEILQCQDGDLEPCSTVEVELADYKEMPSSPDPNPVPPPVPSPHGEQKPAPPPRRRRRKPKRTVQIDSKRVISSCKGTHSDVALFFVHGVGGSLDIWGSQLDFFSRLGYEVIAPDLAGHGASIAPQIAAAYTFYALAEDLRAIFKRYARKRNILIGHSYGVSFCTFLAHEYPDLVHKVVMINGGGPTALEPSLCSIFQLPSCVLHCLSPCLAWSFLKAGFARQGAKEKQLLKHGNAFNVSPFVLRAMMSGQYWPEGDEVYHAELTVPILLVHGMCDKFVPMDEDQRMAEILLFAFLKVIEEGSHMVMMECPDTVNTLLHEFFLWEPDMSRKDSSKTDTAPSDTLHTLKINKSMDK, from the exons ATGCTGACCAGTATCACTGAAGGGATACTATGCTGCCTGACTGGGAAGGCCGCCAGCCTAGTCTTGCCCCTGGAGTCATCAGAACCCTCTGATGGTTTTGAATTTGTGGAGGTGAAACCTGGGAGAGTCCTGCGAGTGCGGCACATTATCCCCGAGCGTCCGCTCGTAGTAACGGAACAGCAAGTTGCAGGCAAGGAGAAGACGGATGGTGATGAGGATGATGGTGTTGACGGCTCTCCTGAGGATTATAGCGAGAGCAATACCGGCAGCAGTGTCCACTGCAAGAGGAAGATCACGGTCTACCGCAACGGCCAGCTGGTGATTGAGAATCTGGGGGATGTTCTGCACTCTGAGATCTTGCAGTGTCAGGATGGGGACCTGGAGCCTTGCAGCACTGTAGAGGTGGAGCTGGCCGACTACAAAGAAATGCCCTCTTCTCCAGACCCCAATCCTGTTCCTCCTCCAGTTCCTTCACCTCATGGGGAACAGAAACCCGCTCCGCCTCCTCGTCGCCGCCGTCGCAAGCCCAAGCGCACGGTGCAAATCGACTCAAAGAGGGTGATCTCGAGCTGCAAAGGGACCCACTCGGACGTAGCGCTGTTCTTCGTGCACGGTGTGGGAGGTTCTCTGGACATTTGGGGCAGCCAACTGGACTTCTTCTCTCGACTGGGCTACGAGGTCATTGCACCCGACCTGGCGGGGCATGGAGCCAGTATTGCCCCACAGATTGCAGCAGCGTATACTTTTTATGCCCTTGCCGAGGACCTTCGTGCCATCTTTAAGAGATATGCTCGTAAACGCAACATACTCATCGGCCACTCATACGG AGTGTCATTTTGCACCTTCCTGGCCCATGAATATCCTGATCTGGTTCATAAGGTGGTGATGATCAATGGAGGGGGTCCCACAGCTCTGGAGCCCAGCCTATGCTCCATCTTCCAGCTGCCATCTTGTGTCCTGCACTGTCTGTCACCCTGTCTGGCCTGGAGCTTCCTCAA AGCCGGATTTGCCCGTCAGGGTGCCAAAGAAAAGCAGCTGCTGAAGCATGGCAATGCCTTCAACGTGTCTCCGTTTGTCCTGCGGGCCATGATGAGTGGCCAGTACTGGCCAGAGGGGGATGAGGTCTACCATGCCGAGCTCACTGTGCCCATCCTTCTGGTTCATGGCATGTGTGACAAGTTTGTGCCAATGGATGAGGACCAGCGCATGGCAGAG ATCCTTTTGTTCGCGTTCCTAAAAGTCATTGAGGAGGGAAGTCACATGGTCATGATGGAGTGCCCTGACACCGTCAACACCCTCCTCCACGAGTTCTTTCTATGGGAGCCTGACATGTccagaaaagacagcagcaAGACAGACACAGCTCCCAGTGATACTCTCCACACACTGAAGATCAATAAGTCTATGGACAAATAA
- the LOC116698968 gene encoding DET1- and DDB1-associated protein 1, producing MEKSDFLKGLPVYNKNNFSRFHADSVCKASNRRPSVYLPTREYPSEQIIVTEKTNILLRYLHQQWDKKNSAKKREQEQVEGGENTAPPRKIARTDSRERNEDS from the exons ATGGAGAAG TCAGATTTCTTGAAGGGACTACCAGTCTACAACAAGAATAACTTCAGCAGGTTCCACGCAGACTCTGTATGTAAAGCATCA AACCGCCGACCATCTGTGTATCTTCCAACCCGGGAATATCCATCAGAGCAGA TCATTGTCACAGAGAAGACAAACATCCTATTGCGATATCTTCATCAACAGTGGGACAAAAAG AATTCAGCAAAAAAGCGAGAGCAGGAACAAGTAGAGGGGGGGGAGAACACGGCGCCGCCACGGAAAATCGCCAGAACTGACAGTCGGGAACGGAATGAGGATTCGTGA
- the mrpl34 gene encoding large ribosomal subunit protein bL34m, translating to MNIIRTSFSRLCGITNFTSIPAGKLAVTGNSHLRLFSIWIVPRADAGLPISRCGPLSSRAEGSGVFQQLPWQYQQVRTRKRGTEYQPKNIKRKRTHGWIKRISSQSGIEVLLRRMLKGRKSLSH from the exons ATGAACATTATACGGACATCCTTTTCCCGACTGTGTGGAATAACTAATTTCACCAG CATTCCTGCAGGGAAACTTGCAGTGACTGGCAACTCTCACCTTAGATTATTCAGCATCTGGATTGTGCCCAGAGCAGACGCAGGACTTCCGATTTCCAGATGTGGGCCCCTCTCTTCACGAGCTGAGGGTTCAGGAGTGTTCCAACAGCTTCCGTGGCAGTACCAGCAGGTACGGACACGGAAGAGAGGCACTGAGTATCAGCCCAAGAACATCAAACGCAAGAGGACCCACGGCTGGATCAAGAGGATCAGCTCTCAGAGCGGCATCGAGGTGCTTCTACGGCGCATGTTGAAGGGACGGAAATCACTCTCACACTGA
- the abhd8a gene encoding protein ABHD8 isoform X1, translating into MSSCFVTRGSTMLTSITEGILCCLTGKAASLVLPLESSEPSDGFEFVEVKPGRVLRVRHIIPERPLVVTEQQVAGKEKTDGDEDDGVDGSPEDYSESNTGSSVHCKRKITVYRNGQLVIENLGDVLHSEILQCQDGDLEPCSTVEVELADYKEMPSSPDPNPVPPPVPSPHGEQKPAPPPRRRRRKPKRTVQIDSKRVISSCKGTHSDVALFFVHGVGGSLDIWGSQLDFFSRLGYEVIAPDLAGHGASIAPQIAAAYTFYALAEDLRAIFKRYARKRNILIGHSYGVSFCTFLAHEYPDLVHKVVMINGGGPTALEPSLCSIFQLPSCVLHCLSPCLAWSFLKAGFARQGAKEKQLLKHGNAFNVSPFVLRAMMSGQYWPEGDEVYHAELTVPILLVHGMCDKFVPMDEDQRMAEILLFAFLKVIEEGSHMVMMECPDTVNTLLHEFFLWEPDMSRKDSSKTDTAPSDTLHTLKINKSMDK; encoded by the exons ATGTCAAGCTGCTTCGTCACCCGG GGAAGCACCATGCTGACCAGTATCACTGAAGGGATACTATGCTGCCTGACTGGGAAGGCCGCCAGCCTAGTCTTGCCCCTGGAGTCATCAGAACCCTCTGATGGTTTTGAATTTGTGGAGGTGAAACCTGGGAGAGTCCTGCGAGTGCGGCACATTATCCCCGAGCGTCCGCTCGTAGTAACGGAACAGCAAGTTGCAGGCAAGGAGAAGACGGATGGTGATGAGGATGATGGTGTTGACGGCTCTCCTGAGGATTATAGCGAGAGCAATACCGGCAGCAGTGTCCACTGCAAGAGGAAGATCACGGTCTACCGCAACGGCCAGCTGGTGATTGAGAATCTGGGGGATGTTCTGCACTCTGAGATCTTGCAGTGTCAGGATGGGGACCTGGAGCCTTGCAGCACTGTAGAGGTGGAGCTGGCCGACTACAAAGAAATGCCCTCTTCTCCAGACCCCAATCCTGTTCCTCCTCCAGTTCCTTCACCTCATGGGGAACAGAAACCCGCTCCGCCTCCTCGTCGCCGCCGTCGCAAGCCCAAGCGCACGGTGCAAATCGACTCAAAGAGGGTGATCTCGAGCTGCAAAGGGACCCACTCGGACGTAGCGCTGTTCTTCGTGCACGGTGTGGGAGGTTCTCTGGACATTTGGGGCAGCCAACTGGACTTCTTCTCTCGACTGGGCTACGAGGTCATTGCACCCGACCTGGCGGGGCATGGAGCCAGTATTGCCCCACAGATTGCAGCAGCGTATACTTTTTATGCCCTTGCCGAGGACCTTCGTGCCATCTTTAAGAGATATGCTCGTAAACGCAACATACTCATCGGCCACTCATACGG AGTGTCATTTTGCACCTTCCTGGCCCATGAATATCCTGATCTGGTTCATAAGGTGGTGATGATCAATGGAGGGGGTCCCACAGCTCTGGAGCCCAGCCTATGCTCCATCTTCCAGCTGCCATCTTGTGTCCTGCACTGTCTGTCACCCTGTCTGGCCTGGAGCTTCCTCAA AGCCGGATTTGCCCGTCAGGGTGCCAAAGAAAAGCAGCTGCTGAAGCATGGCAATGCCTTCAACGTGTCTCCGTTTGTCCTGCGGGCCATGATGAGTGGCCAGTACTGGCCAGAGGGGGATGAGGTCTACCATGCCGAGCTCACTGTGCCCATCCTTCTGGTTCATGGCATGTGTGACAAGTTTGTGCCAATGGATGAGGACCAGCGCATGGCAGAG ATCCTTTTGTTCGCGTTCCTAAAAGTCATTGAGGAGGGAAGTCACATGGTCATGATGGAGTGCCCTGACACCGTCAACACCCTCCTCCACGAGTTCTTTCTATGGGAGCCTGACATGTccagaaaagacagcagcaAGACAGACACAGCTCCCAGTGATACTCTCCACACACTGAAGATCAATAAGTCTATGGACAAATAA